The DNA window CCCGATTCGCTGCGGAACCTCGCGCTTCGTCTCTCGTCGATAACGAGGTTACGCGCGACGGTGAACAGCCACGCCCGCGCGGATCTCTCTTTGTCAGCGGTCACCTCGGGGTGGCGCCACGCACGCAGTAGCGTCTCCTGCACGACATCCTCCGCCCGAGCCGTATCCCCGGTGAGCCGCACGGCGTAGCGCCAAAGAGCTGCGGCGTGCTCTTCATAGAGCACCCGCATGACCTGGCCGTCCAGTCGTGCCCTAGTCTCCGGGTCGTCCAAATTTCAACCTCCGTTGGTAATACGAGGTTGCGGGGCATCCGGTTCATTGTTGGCGGGTTGCCATACGTTGCCCAGTGTGGACTTGATGCACGCGAAACGCGACTAGCACGTGCGGGCAACCCACGTTCGGCGGGATCTAGAGCAGCGTCAGAATCCGCGGTCCGTCATCGGTGACTGCCACGGTGTGCTCCCAATGTGCGGCACGGGAGCCGTCGGCGGTGACGACGGTCCATTCGTCTTCGAGAACAACCGTCTTCGTGGTGCCCAGGGTGAGCATCGGTTCGATGGCCAAAACGGATCCCGGCGCCAGGTGAGGACCGCGGCCGGGCGCCCCCTCATTGGGCAGGAACGGGTCCATGTGCATTTGCCTGCCGATGCCGTGACCGCCGTAGCCGGCGACGATTCCGAACTTGCGGTCGTACTTGGCCTCGGCGGCGTGCGTCCCGACCTCGATGGCGTGTGACACGTCGGTGAGCCGGTTGCCGGGAACCATCGCAGCGATGCCGGCCTCCATGGCCTCCCTGGTCGCCGCGGACAGCGCTTCGTCGACTCCGATCAGCGCACCGATACCGAAGGTGACGGCCGAGTCGCCGTGCCAGCCATCGAGAATGGCCCCGCAGTCGATGGACACCAGATCACCCGATGCCAGGGTTTCGGATGCCGTGGGAATGCCATGCACCACACGGTCATTGACCGACGAGCAGATGCTGGCCGGGAAGCCGTGGTAGCCGAGGAACGACGGAATACCGCCACCGTCGCGGATCACCGATTCGGCGATCTCGTCCAGCTCGAGCGTCGATACGCCCGGGGCGGCGGCGTTGCGGACGGCCAGCAACGCGGAGGCAACGAGTGCGCCCGCGGCGGCCATGGCATCAAGTTCAGCGGGGGTCCGCTGCGGGACGACCCGGCGGCTCCGTAGCCCTGGCAGACCCATCATCAATCCGTTCGGCTAGCGCCCGAGCGCCCGCAACGCCCGGGCGAAGACCTCGTCCAGGGCGCCGACCGCATCGACGGTCTGCAGATTGTTGTGCGAGTAGTACTCGAGCAACGGCTCAGTCTCGTCGCGGTACACCTGCATACGGTTACGGATCACGTCTTCGGTGTCGTCGGCCCGGCCACGGGCCTTGAGCCGCTTGAACAGCTCGTCCTCCGAGACGGCGAACTCCAGGACGGCGTCGAGCTTGGTGTTGTGGTTCTTCAGCATCTCGTCGAGCGCCTTGGCCTGCTCAACCGAGCGAGGATAGCCGTCGAGGATGAACCCGCCAGCCGCGTCCTCGTCTTCGATCCGGTCCTCGACCAGCGCATTGGTGAGGGTGCTTGGCACCAGGTCGCCGGCATCGAGGTAACGCTTGGCCTCGACCCCCAGTTCGGTGCCTTCGTTGA is part of the Mycolicibacterium tusciae JS617 genome and encodes:
- a CDS encoding sigma-70 family RNA polymerase sigma factor, which encodes MDDPETRARLDGQVMRVLYEEHAAALWRYAVRLTGDTARAEDVVQETLLRAWRHPEVTADKERSARAWLFTVARNLVIDERRSARFRSESGTPDMEKAADHAGPDEVETALDRMLLIEAMAQLSEDHRAVISRAYYQGASTAQIAAELDIAEGTVKSRLHYGMRALRLKLQEMGVRR
- the map gene encoding type I methionyl aminopeptidase translates to MMGLPGLRSRRVVPQRTPAELDAMAAAGALVASALLAVRNAAAPGVSTLELDEIAESVIRDGGGIPSFLGYHGFPASICSSVNDRVVHGIPTASETLASGDLVSIDCGAILDGWHGDSAVTFGIGALIGVDEALSAATREAMEAGIAAMVPGNRLTDVSHAIEVGTHAAEAKYDRKFGIVAGYGGHGIGRQMHMDPFLPNEGAPGRGPHLAPGSVLAIEPMLTLGTTKTVVLEDEWTVVTADGSRAAHWEHTVAVTDDGPRILTLL
- a CDS encoding adenylate kinase, with the translated sequence MRVVLLGPPGTGKGTQAQKLSEKLGIPQISTGDLFRKNINEGTELGVEAKRYLDAGDLVPSTLTNALVEDRIEDEDAAGGFILDGYPRSVEQAKALDEMLKNHNTKLDAVLEFAVSEDELFKRLKARGRADDTEDVIRNRMQVYRDETEPLLEYYSHNNLQTVDAVGALDEVFARALRALGR